The nucleotide window ACCGCCACCTGGACCAACGTAGGCAACTGGGTCGGCGGCAAAGGCTGGAACCCCGGCGGGCCCAAAGTGGTCCAATACAACGGCACCTGGTCCGGCCGCAACGTGAACTCGTACCTCGCCCTCTACGGCTGGACAAAGAACGCGCTCATCGAGTACTACATCGTCGAGAGCTACGGTTCCTACAACCCCAGCAGCGGGACCTCCCGTCTCGGCACAGTCAACAGTGACGGGAGTGATTACGATATTTACCGCACTCAGCGGGTGAACCAGCCTTCTATTGTTGGGAGGGCGACGTTTTACCAGTTCTGGTCTGTGAGGAGGAATCACCGGGTGGGCGGGACGATCACGGTGGCGAATCACTTTGCTGCTTGGGAGAGGAGTAACCTCAAGTTGGGGACGCATGATTATATGATTTTGGCTACCGAGGGGTATGGGAGTAGCGGGTCTTCTGCTATTACTGTGAGGGAGGCTGGTGTGGAAGGGGTGCCTTATCCTAATGAACCTGACTCGAGGAGGGACAATAACTAGGGTGGGAGATGATGTGAaggtgggaaaagggggatcGTGGAAAAAGGGGTGGGTTTTATGTAGCTAGTTCCGAGATGGTACATATTTTGCGAGAAAAATGTCACAAGCATGCTTTCTGTGATGCATATTGTTGGCGGTTCGGCGATGAGGTAATGTGCAAGCTCACTGTCTAGAGTAAGGTACCTTACCTCGAGTCGCCTGCATCAGACAAAAGAGAAATGGGAAGGTGTCCCAGTTGGCGGATGGTAAAATTAAGACTTTCATTGAAGACACAATCGTATGGTGCAGGAGATTCATGCAATCTCTATCCACGGCGGTCTAATCTAATCTTCAAAGACCGTCAATTCTGTATCTCTGTCTCTTTTCACACCTTTTAGGTATCACCTCTCTGTGTTCTTAGACCGAGCAGCTCTCCGGTTTAACAGGCCCCCTACACGGACACGCATCACCCCGACTACTTCCACCCGCAAATATGCTCTGATACCCGTCCCGTGAGCCTGctttgccctcctccaccgcctcatACCGCGCCTTGGTTAGCCATACTCGTGGTCCATCCTTCTctttcacctcctcctccaccttcgaTCCATCACCTAAACCACCCGCAAAAAACCTGGTCGCCAGCTCCATCCttccactcccaccacctcctcccccacacctccggcctctcctccaacctctcctccaaccctctacacctccaacatctcctcGGTTTCTCATAAAACGGCCTCTCCATCCCAAAACACCCCTGACAATGAACCCCACACAAAAACCTATCACACCCCTTCTTCCGACAAGTCGGATTCCACCCATGATCCTGCCCCAAATGCGCCCCTCCCCACCTACACCGTTTCAACCTACAATCCTTCCCCGCATGCGAGTTCCTAATCCCGCACATAAAACACCGATAAGTACACATCATCGCATTCCCCTTATGTCTCCCCGGGTCGGGATGTCCACACCCCGGACAACATTTCACCGTACACCTCTTGGCCGTGTGATAAACCGGAAAAGGCATACACTTACACCTGTTATTCTTAGCCTTAGGACAGCCAGGCGCGAAGTGGCTCTCCCCCGGCTCGTGAATGGAATCCCTGTCGGGAAGCTCGCCTCTTGCAACCATGTGCCAGTATACATCATACTCACCTGGTGACCACCCCCCGCAGTCACCACACGGCATGTTGCAAACCGACATGACATGATCCTCGCCGTAATTGTCGCACTCCCGGTTAGGCTCTGTGCATGCTTCCCCACAGTCTGagcaccctcctccacccctccgCCTGGACGTGTTGATGCGAGTTGACATCCCTTAGAGGTTTGATATCCCATTTTGTCATCGCAGGGCTCTCTAGgaacctctccctcgcccactTCGTATCCTTAACCGGCCTCGGCCTGACGTCATGAACCATCCTGCCAAAATAAGGCGACCGGCAAAACGTGCTGAACGAGTTGAGGTCGTGCTCGATGTAGTACCTCTCGAAAGCGGAGAGCAGAATATCGCCAAGGGATGGTGGTCGTCCGGAGCGGGGGTTTTGGTGCGATCATTTCTCCTTCTAGGTGCCAAAATATCACATGGATTCATCTTCGGGTGGAGGGCCGAAATTGGCCGTAGTCCTATGCTGAAGGGGTGATCGGCTGAGCAAAGATTCGTGCAGAGAAGCAATAGCGTGGAGGCGTTTCGGGTCGACTTGGTGGAGGGCCCGCAAGGCGACACGCCAAGGGATGCTTGTCGATGGGGTGAGGGGCCTGCCATAAAGGGAGGCagttgctggggaggggttcATAAAGTCTTGGAGCAGGTCGGCGATGAGGAGGTCAAAGTCTGTGAGTTCAATGTGGTGGCAgcggttgaagggggtggcgTGTGAGATGTTGACGGGGTAGTGGCGGACATGTTTGCTGTGTCCGTTTGGTTCTTCCATCTTCAACTGTGAGATGTCGAGGTGAGAAAAGGTTGAAAGTGAGTGAGAGAAAGATGTGAGGTATAACAGAAGGGGTCTTTAACCTGCCTGGCTTGGCAGGTGATTGGGGTCCCACCACCTGCCGGGCCTTGGCGCGGGCCGCGGGGATAAGGATGAGCTGGGCCAAAGCTAACCATAAGGATGGGACTTCAAGATATTTGTGTGTTTGGAGACTTAAGTATTCTTGTAGTAAACTGCCTTGAACAATCGGAAATGTCATTCACATCATGCATTGTCTCGTCATGGTCATATATGCCTACCAGCCCAAACACAACAGAACCATATCCAATCCCATTCCTATTCCAACACCAAAGGTATACTCAAAACAATCCCTCAAACTCCGCGCCCATCATGCCAGCTACAAACCAAGATTATGGACAGATGTAGAATAGGTAAGCCGCGCACTGCATGCTAGGAATGCGAATCGAGGTCTGGAGACGAAAAGCACAAGGGGGTATAAGAACAAACCAAACCAGCAAGTCACCGAAGATCCAACCCATGGCTTCCTCTTCAAAAgacgtcctcgtcctcccatcccccaccacctaaatcatcttcatccgtcATTTCTACCTCCACCTTCGTTCCTAACGCCTCTTTCCCTTGTCTGATCATCGCCATTAACCTTGCGTTGAAAGCATCCACTTTCATGTCAGCGTCCCTCTCCGCGGCTAGCTTCATCGCTGCAAGCGCCTTAGCCTCGGCATCTAACCTTTGGCtggccttgatctcctccggGTCAACGCTCGCAGCTAATAGTGAGTGCCTCCGAGCCGTGGCAGACGCGCCACTCTGATTGCGCCGGTGAATGGTGCTGGCTGTGGTTTTGGTCGGCGATATGGGTCGCGAGGAGACCCCACTTCCAACACTCAGCCGTGGACTTTGTCGACTGGACGGGCGTGAGGCAGAGGTGGGTATTGGTAATTGGCTTGGagaggcgagggcggcgaatGGGTTCTTCGTTGCAGGCTGTACCGGCATCGGAATGCGGCTAGGGGTAGAGGGGGCAACGGGAGCCTGGCGGGGAGAGGCAAAGCTTGCTGGTTCGCGGGGTGGGACGAGAGGGGAACCTGCGTGGGAGGTCCGCAGGGAAGGCCGAACTGCGGCAGCCCGGGTCGGTGTTCCTGTGAATCTGGAGGATGGGACGCTGATACGCCGGCCAGAGCTCACGGCTGTGGAGGAGTAGTATCCAGGCCGAGGGGAATGTCGCACTATAGAGGCCGGTGTTCTCACTGGGACCGCCCTGGCATCGGAGCCAAATCGCCTTTGGTTTGTGTTAGCCGGACCGTCCACCATTACCCAATTCTTGAGTTCGTCGTTGTTGTAGCTAACTTGCCTCCGTTTGGCggctggtggttgtggagTAGAATCCGGTGATTCGATGTAGG belongs to Podospora bellae-mahoneyi strain CBS 112042 chromosome 6, whole genome shotgun sequence and includes:
- the XYN2_3 gene encoding Endo-1,4-beta-xylanase 2 (COG:G; EggNog:ENOG503NW58; CAZy:GH11) → MRFSLLLTGLAATLAAAIPLDEQLFGRSLDLGSKLHSSDRRTARGDPEGNGFHSGYFYSYWSDGRGTVDYRNQPNGTYTATWTNVGNWVGGKGWNPGGPKVVQYNGTWSGRNVNSYLALYGWTKNALIEYYIVESYGSYNPSSGTSRLGTVNSDGSDYDIYRTQRVNQPSIVGRATFYQFWSVRRNHRVGGTITVANHFAAWERSNLKLGTHDYMILATEGYGSSGSSAITVREAGVEGVPYPNEPDSRRDNN
- a CDS encoding hypothetical protein (EggNog:ENOG503PGRI; COG:S), whose product is MSTRINTSRRRGGGGCSDCGEACTEPNRECDNYGEDHVMSVCNMPCGDCGGWSPGEYDVYWHMVARGELPDRDSIHEPGESHFAPGCPKAKNNRCKCMPFPVYHTAKRCTVKCCPGCGHPDPGRHKGNAMMCTYRCFMCGIRNSHAGKDCRLKRCRWGGAHLGQDHGWNPTCRKKGCDRFLCGVHCQGCFGMERPFYEKPRRCWRCRGLEERLEERPEVWGRRWWEWKDGAGDQVFCGWFR
- a CDS encoding hypothetical protein (EggNog:ENOG503P78V) gives rise to the protein MASYSPQFHVPGTFHFDTSPKSGQTLSAGMFRPPATSPTASTYGSLYSDVSMTNTHGNGALGTGTAKRKRASTRSSTPMGWNMDMDGAHDIREEEKGRQFRYTLAGQINATPMGAPIGVENGLLEDSVYSDVDYRRALGPTKVAPDFEVPSAHHDEIPNAQPSTSAAWRIFTLGTLGEVVGKVWEFCTKGAFRGFQAGGGTAYTANGTTIPETTGKPWANQHDEPTPAGEETMTDQRIQDGYPEQENDQEKAGSYEPFSTYQDAVSYIESPDSTPQPPAAKRRQVSYNNDELKNWVMVDGPANTNQRRFGSDARAVPVRTPASIVRHSPRPGYYSSTAVSSGRRISVPSSRFTGTPTRAAAVRPSLRTSHAGSPLVPPREPASFASPRQAPVAPSTPSRIPMPVQPATKNPFAALASPSQLPIPTSASRPSSRQSPRLSVGSGVSSRPISPTKTTASTIHRRNQSGASATARRHSLLAASVDPEEIKASQRLDAEAKALAAMKLAAERDADMKVDAFNARLMAMIRQGKEALGTKVEVEMTDEDDLGGGGWEDEDLKMEEPNGHSKHVRHYPVNISHATPFNRCHHIELTDFDLLIADLLQDFMNPSPATASLYGRPLTPSTSIPWRVALRALHQVDPKRLHAIASLHESLLSRSPLQHRTTANFGPPPEDESM